The Pygocentrus nattereri isolate fPygNat1 chromosome 17, fPygNat1.pri, whole genome shotgun sequence genome window below encodes:
- the LOC108440378 gene encoding olfactory receptor 52K1-like, with protein sequence MVLSSMQDLSADNVSFTTFKLNGFYSLGEWRRFLFIPYFFILLLSTTSNCILIYLIMSQRALHSPMFVLIGVMAIVDVFIPMFSVPHMLLNFLFDWNQISLVGCLIQIFCIHFFGSYQSTLLLWMALDRFFAICRPLSYHSYMQMSNFMKFIIVPVFRNIILNVAVVSLAGKLNFCMRNEMDHCFCEHMGLVQLACGDTSFNNLFGLVSVFVILAADFVFITVSYVIIFASVMKSGKSSMKAINTCITHIIVMAFTLIFVLTAFLSYRIRNNFSVNSHTFISTMYTLIPSCFNPIIYGVRTKEIRQQFLKFFYNVKVLPH encoded by the coding sequence ATGGTGTTGAGCAGCATGCAAGATCTTTCGGCAGATAATGTTTCATTCACTACATTCAAACTGAATGGTTTCTATTCTTTGGGAGAATGGCGGCGCTTTCTATTCATCCcatatttctttattcttttattgTCTACCACCTCCAACTGCATTCTGATATATTTAATTATGTCCCAGAGAGCTCTGCACTCTCCGATGTTTGTATTAATTGGTGTAATGGCCATCGTGGATGTATTTATTCCAATGTTTTCTGTACCACACATGCTGCTCAACTTTTTATTTGACTGGAATCAGATTTCACTTGTTGGCTGTTTAATACAAATATTTTGCATTCACTTTTTTGGTTCATATCAATCTACTCTTCTGCTGTGGATGGCTCTGGATCGGTTCTTTGCTATATGCAGACCTCTTTCTTATCATAGTTACATGCAAATGTCCAACTTTATGAAGTTTATTATTGTTCCAGTATTTagaaatatcattttaaatgttgcaGTGGTTTCTTTGGCTGGAAAGCTAAATTTTTGTATGAGAAATGAGATggatcactgtttttgtgaacaCATGGGGTTGGTCCAGCTTGCATGTGGAGATACTTCTTTTAATAACTTATTTGGACTTGTATCTGTTTTTGTAATACTAGCTgcagattttgtttttattactgtatcttatgtaataatatttgcttctgtaatgaaATCAGGGAAGTCCAGCATGAAGGCCATCAACACATGTATAACACACATAATCGTTATGGCATTTACTTTAATATTTGTTTTGACAGCTTTTTTGTCGTATAGAattagaaataatttttctgTGAACAGCCATACTTTCATAAGTACAATGTACACACTTATTCCAAGCTGTTTCAACCCAATTATTTATGGAGTGAGAACAAAAGAAATAAGGCAGcagtttttaaaattcttttacaATGTGAAAGTCTTACCACATTAA
- the LOC108440377 gene encoding olfactory receptor 52K1-like: protein MVLSSMQDLFADNVSFTTFKLNGFYSLGEWRRFLFIPYFFMLLLSTTSNCILIYLITSQRALHSPMFVLIGLMAIVDVFIPMFSVPHMLLSFLFDWNQISLVGCLMQMFCNQYVAAYQSTLLLWMALDRFFAICRPLSYHSYMQIPNLLKFMFVPILRNTLLNILIVSLAGKLHFCMKNEMDHCFCEHMGLIQLACEDTSINNLLGLTAALLIPAADFVFITVSYVMIFASVMKSGKSSMKAINTCITHIIVMVFSLIFFLTASLSYRIRNNFSSNSRTFISTMYTLFPSCFNPIIYGVRTKEIRQQLLKFFNRVKGSPH, encoded by the coding sequence ATGGTGTTGAGCAGCATGCAAGATCTTTTTGCAGATAATGTTTCATTCACTACATTTAAACTGAATGGTTTCTATTCTTTGGGAGAATGGCGGCGCTTTCTATTCATCCCATATTTCTTTATGCTTTTATTGTCTACCACCTCCAACTGCATTCTGATATATTTAATTACATCTCAGAGAGCTCTGCACTCTCCGATGTTTGTATTAATTGGTCTAATGGCCATCGTGGATGTGTTTATTCCAATGTTTTCTGTACCACACATGCTGCTCAGCTTTTTATTTGACTGGAATCAGATTTCACTTGTTGGCTGCttaatgcaaatgttttgcaatCAGTATGTTGCTGCATATCAGTCTACTTTACTGCTGTGGATGGCTCTGGATCGGTTCTTTGCTATATGCAGACCTCTTTCTTATCATAGTTATATGCAAATTCCCAACCTTCTAAAGTTTATGTTTGTTCCCATACTTAGaaatacactcttaaatatattaatagTTTCTTTGGCTGGAAAACTGCATTTTTGTATGAAAAATGAGATggatcactgtttttgtgaacaCATGGGGTTGATCCAGCTTGCATGTGAAGATACTTCTATTAATAACTTACTTGGGCTTACAGCTGCTCTTCTAATACCAGCTgcagattttgtttttattactgtatcTTATGTAATGAtatttgcttctgtaatgaaATCAGGGAAGTCCAGCATGAAGGCCATCAACACATGTATAACACACATAATTGTTATGGTGtttagtttaatattttttttgacAGCTTCTTTGTCGTATAGAattagaaataatttttcttccaacagccgTACTTTCATAAGTACAATGTACACACTTTTTCCAAGCTGTTTCAATCCAATTATTTATGGAGTGAGAACAAAAGAAATAAGGCAGCAGTTACTTAAATTTTTTAACCGTGTGAAAGGCTCACCACATTAA